In the genome of Microbacterium saperdae, one region contains:
- the tsaB gene encoding tRNA (adenosine(37)-N6)-threonylcarbamoyltransferase complex dimerization subunit type 1 TsaB → MILAVDTSLGTAVAVVDPDGSSWSEAAAVDPLGHAEVIGDLLVQVLDDTDDAISLVVAGMGPGPFTGLRIGIATSRAFALGRGIPVVPVPSHYAAALTAIESDGVDGPFAVVTDARRREVAITVFDGTDDDGIPKVVAETLLVPQAESDAHLGSIRRLDVASLSAVDLAKVGARAVAAGRELGDSEPLYLRQPDVRVPGVPKRVGS, encoded by the coding sequence GTGATCCTCGCCGTCGACACCTCTCTGGGAACAGCCGTCGCTGTCGTCGATCCCGACGGCTCCTCCTGGTCCGAAGCCGCGGCGGTCGACCCCCTCGGCCACGCCGAGGTCATCGGCGACCTGCTCGTGCAGGTGCTCGATGACACGGACGATGCGATCAGCCTGGTCGTCGCCGGCATGGGGCCCGGACCGTTCACCGGTCTGCGCATCGGCATCGCCACTTCCCGCGCCTTCGCACTGGGGCGGGGCATCCCGGTGGTCCCTGTCCCGAGCCACTATGCGGCCGCTCTCACGGCGATCGAGTCCGATGGCGTCGACGGCCCCTTCGCGGTCGTCACCGATGCGCGACGGCGTGAGGTCGCGATCACGGTCTTCGACGGGACGGATGACGACGGCATCCCGAAGGTCGTCGCCGAGACCCTGCTCGTTCCGCAGGCCGAATCCGATGCGCACCTCGGGAGCATCCGCCGACTCGATGTCGCGTCGCTCTCGGCGGTCGACCTCGCGAAGGTCGGTGCGAGGGCCGTGGCCGCGGGGCGCGAGCTGGGGGATTCCGAGCCGTTGTATCTGCGCCAGCCGGACGTGCGCGTCCCCGGCGTGCCCAAGCGGGTGGGCTCATGA
- the tsaE gene encoding tRNA (adenosine(37)-N6)-threonylcarbamoyltransferase complex ATPase subunit type 1 TsaE, protein MSLDASFLGRAEVATSEAMEQLGLRIGEQLEAGDLLILTGPLGAGKTTFTRGLAEGLGVRGPVQSPTFVIARTHPSLVGRAPLVHVDAYRLGTGAELDDLDLDLARSVVVIEWGRGMAEDLAESWWDIELERPVGAAGGDMDPSELDADAPRIVTITRGAR, encoded by the coding sequence GTGAGCCTGGACGCCTCGTTCCTGGGCCGCGCGGAGGTCGCGACCTCCGAGGCGATGGAGCAGCTCGGCCTGCGCATCGGCGAGCAGTTGGAGGCCGGCGATCTCCTGATCCTGACCGGACCGCTGGGGGCGGGCAAGACGACGTTCACCCGCGGCCTGGCGGAGGGGCTCGGCGTGCGGGGTCCAGTGCAGAGTCCGACCTTCGTGATCGCCCGCACCCACCCGTCGCTGGTCGGCAGGGCGCCGCTGGTGCACGTCGACGCCTACCGGCTCGGCACCGGCGCGGAGCTCGACGACCTCGACCTCGACCTCGCGCGCTCCGTCGTCGTGATCGAGTGGGGTCGTGGCATGGCCGAGGACCTCGCGGAGTCGTGGTGGGACATCGAGCTGGAGCGCCCGGTCGGAGCGGCCGGCGGCGATATGGATCCGTCTGAGCTGGATGCCGACGCCCCGCGGATCGTGACCATCACGCGCGGCGCACGCTGA
- the alr gene encoding alanine racemase: protein MTVPFREATIDLDAIADNVRHFRRLTGVEVIAVVKANAYGHGAAAAAVAALSGGATRLGVAEIPEALDLRRQGITAPLLAWLHAPGETFAQAAAENIELGISSFDQLEAAARVASVDRPVGVHLKFETGLSRNGIAPADWGRVLAEAARLERIGRLRVVGLFSHLSNTSLDDDRAALAKFEDGVTAAASFGIRPEIRHIAATAAAIDLPEMRLDAVRVGVGIYGLSPFDDRSSAELGLRPAMTLRGAVAAVRRVPAGTGVSYGYDHRTDRDTTLVLVPLGYADGVPRHASGKLPVSIAGRRFTNVGRIAMDQFVVDVGDTPVSIGDEVVLFGDPTLGVPSAADWAQAASTINYEIVTRIGARVPRKSS, encoded by the coding sequence GTGACCGTCCCGTTCCGTGAAGCGACGATCGACCTCGATGCGATCGCCGACAACGTGCGCCATTTCCGACGTCTCACGGGCGTCGAGGTCATCGCGGTCGTCAAGGCCAACGCCTACGGGCATGGTGCGGCGGCGGCGGCCGTCGCCGCCCTCTCCGGAGGAGCGACACGGCTCGGCGTGGCCGAGATCCCCGAGGCTCTCGATCTGCGCCGCCAGGGGATCACAGCCCCTCTCCTGGCCTGGCTGCACGCACCAGGGGAGACGTTCGCGCAGGCGGCCGCGGAGAACATCGAGCTCGGCATCTCCTCCTTCGACCAGCTCGAGGCCGCCGCGCGAGTGGCCAGCGTCGACCGCCCGGTCGGGGTGCACCTGAAGTTCGAGACCGGGCTGTCACGCAACGGCATCGCCCCGGCGGACTGGGGGAGGGTGCTGGCGGAGGCCGCGCGACTGGAGCGGATCGGACGGCTCCGCGTCGTGGGCCTCTTCAGCCACCTCTCGAACACCTCGCTCGACGACGACCGCGCGGCGCTCGCGAAGTTCGAGGATGGCGTGACCGCTGCGGCTTCGTTCGGCATCCGCCCTGAGATCCGCCACATCGCCGCGACCGCCGCCGCGATCGACCTGCCGGAGATGCGGCTCGACGCCGTCCGCGTCGGCGTCGGGATCTACGGCCTGTCGCCCTTCGACGACCGCAGCTCCGCCGAACTGGGGCTGCGACCGGCCATGACGCTGCGCGGCGCAGTCGCCGCCGTCCGTCGAGTCCCTGCCGGCACCGGAGTCTCGTACGGTTACGACCACCGCACCGATCGCGACACGACCCTCGTGCTCGTGCCCCTGGGATACGCCGACGGCGTTCCGCGTCACGCCTCGGGAAAGCTGCCGGTGAGCATCGCCGGCCGCCGCTTCACCAACGTCGGACGCATCGCCATGGACCAGTTCGTGGTCGACGTCGGCGACACTCCGGTGTCGATCGGCGACGAGGTCGTGCTGTTCGGCGACCCCACGCTCGGTGTGCCCTCGGCGGCGGACTGGGCGCAGGCGGCGAGCACGATCAACTACGAGATCGTCACACGCATCGGCGCACGCGTGCCACGGAAGTCCTCGTGA
- a CDS encoding holo-ACP synthase, giving the protein MIIGTGIDLVDIPRFERTLERTPRLLERLFAPSERGLRLPSLAARYAAKEALIKSLGGSDGVHWTEIEIASEPSGRPHFVLSGSTAQVIEERGISRLHLTMSHDAGLATAFVVAEGAPL; this is encoded by the coding sequence GTGATCATCGGGACCGGCATTGACCTCGTGGACATCCCGCGGTTCGAGCGGACGCTCGAGCGGACTCCGCGCCTCTTGGAGCGGCTCTTCGCACCCTCAGAACGCGGCCTCCGGCTCCCGTCGCTCGCTGCGCGCTATGCCGCGAAGGAAGCGCTGATCAAGTCGCTCGGCGGCTCCGACGGCGTGCACTGGACCGAGATCGAGATCGCCTCCGAACCCTCGGGGCGTCCGCACTTCGTGCTCTCCGGATCGACCGCGCAGGTGATCGAGGAGCGCGGGATCAGCCGACTGCACCTGACCATGTCCCACGACGCGGGCCTCGCCACCGCGTTCGTCGTCGCCGAAGGAGCACCGCTGTGA
- the glmS gene encoding glutamine--fructose-6-phosphate transaminase (isomerizing), producing the protein MCGIVGYVGPRPSQDILIAGLARLEYRGYDSAGVAVIDGDGALGMRKKAGKLAVLRDSLAEAPLGDGSTGIGHTRWATHGGPTDVNAHPHLADDDKLAVIHNGIIENFSALRAELLADGVVFRSETDTEVAAALLGRAYADNGGDLQLAFRSIVNRLEGAFTLLAMHQDHPGLVVGARRNSPLVIGLGEGENFLGSDVAAFVEHTRKALAIGQDQIVSITPDAVAVTDFAGTPVEPEPFEVSWDAAAAEKGGWSSFMAKEVAEQPEAVANTIRGRIQDGQVVIPELEGLDELFIGINRVIITACGTASYAALVGKYAIEQWARVAVDVELAHEFRYRDPVIGADTLVVSISQSGETMDTLMAVKYARERGARTLSVCNTQGATIPRESDAVVYTHAGPEVAVASTKAFSAQITALLLLGLHMGRVRGAIEDASVDVAELGALPEKIAKVLESEQEHVTQLAGWMADTRSVLFLGRHVGYPIALEGALKLKEISYIHAEGFAAGELKHGPIALIEPGQPVFVLVPSPRHSALVHSKVVSNIQEIRARGARVIVIAEEGDAAVLPFADEVIHIPLAGAMFEPLLAVVPLQIFAMALATAKGLDVDQPRNLAKSVTVE; encoded by the coding sequence ATGTGTGGAATCGTCGGATACGTGGGCCCGCGCCCCAGCCAGGACATCCTTATCGCCGGGCTCGCCCGTCTCGAGTACCGCGGCTATGACTCCGCCGGTGTCGCCGTCATCGATGGCGACGGTGCCTTGGGCATGCGGAAGAAGGCGGGCAAGCTCGCCGTGCTGCGCGACTCGCTCGCCGAGGCGCCCCTCGGCGACGGCTCGACGGGCATCGGTCACACGCGTTGGGCCACCCACGGAGGTCCGACCGACGTCAACGCCCACCCGCACCTCGCGGATGACGACAAGCTGGCCGTCATCCACAACGGCATCATCGAGAACTTCTCGGCACTGCGGGCGGAACTCCTCGCCGACGGCGTCGTCTTCCGCAGCGAGACCGACACCGAGGTCGCCGCGGCCCTGCTCGGACGGGCGTACGCCGACAACGGCGGAGACCTGCAGCTCGCATTCCGCAGCATCGTGAACCGCCTCGAAGGCGCGTTCACGCTGCTCGCGATGCACCAGGACCACCCCGGACTCGTGGTCGGCGCCCGCCGCAACTCTCCGCTGGTGATCGGTCTGGGCGAGGGCGAGAACTTCCTCGGCTCCGATGTCGCCGCTTTCGTCGAGCACACCCGCAAGGCGCTGGCGATCGGTCAGGATCAGATCGTCTCGATCACCCCCGACGCCGTCGCGGTCACCGATTTCGCCGGTACGCCCGTCGAGCCGGAGCCCTTCGAGGTCTCCTGGGATGCCGCCGCCGCAGAGAAGGGCGGATGGTCGAGCTTCATGGCCAAGGAGGTCGCCGAACAGCCCGAGGCGGTCGCGAACACCATCCGCGGCCGTATCCAGGACGGTCAGGTCGTGATCCCCGAGCTCGAAGGACTCGACGAGCTCTTCATCGGCATCAACCGCGTCATCATCACCGCGTGCGGCACCGCCTCGTACGCCGCGCTGGTCGGCAAGTACGCGATCGAGCAGTGGGCCCGCGTCGCGGTCGACGTCGAGCTCGCGCACGAGTTCCGCTACCGCGACCCGGTGATCGGCGCCGACACGCTGGTCGTCTCGATCAGTCAGTCCGGCGAGACCATGGACACGCTGATGGCCGTCAAGTACGCCCGCGAGCGCGGCGCGCGCACCCTCTCCGTCTGCAACACGCAGGGCGCCACCATCCCGCGCGAGTCGGATGCCGTCGTCTACACGCACGCCGGACCCGAGGTGGCCGTGGCGTCGACCAAGGCGTTCTCCGCCCAGATCACGGCGCTGCTGCTCCTCGGTCTGCACATGGGCCGTGTGCGCGGCGCGATCGAGGACGCATCCGTCGACGTCGCCGAGCTCGGCGCGCTGCCGGAGAAGATCGCCAAGGTCCTCGAGAGCGAGCAGGAGCACGTCACGCAGCTCGCCGGCTGGATGGCCGACACCCGCTCCGTGCTCTTCCTCGGTCGTCACGTGGGCTACCCGATCGCGCTCGAGGGCGCGCTCAAGCTCAAGGAGATCTCCTACATCCACGCCGAGGGCTTCGCCGCCGGCGAGCTCAAGCACGGTCCGATCGCGCTCATCGAGCCCGGACAGCCGGTGTTCGTGCTCGTGCCGTCGCCGCGCCACTCGGCGCTCGTGCACTCGAAGGTCGTCTCGAACATCCAGGAGATCCGCGCCCGCGGTGCCCGGGTGATCGTGATCGCCGAAGAAGGCGACGCCGCCGTGCTGCCCTTCGCCGACGAGGTCATCCACATCCCGCTCGCCGGCGCGATGTTCGAACCGCTCCTGGCGGTCGTCCCGCTGCAGATCTTCGCGATGGCGCTCGCCACCGCCAAGGGCCTCGACGTCGACCAGCCGCGCAACCTCGCGAAGTCGGTCACGGTCGAGTAA
- the coaA gene encoding type I pantothenate kinase, whose product MTTVDPTLPLSPYREIGRAEWARLAADLDQPLSETEVVEVRGIGDRLSMTEVREVYLPLSRLLSLYATSTKRLGAATSAFLQEDDTTTPFVVGVAGSVAVGKSTIARLLRELMSRWPGTPRVELVTTDGFLYSNAELERRGLMERKGFPESYDRRALLEFLTEVKSGAAEVRAPFYSHMRYDIVRDAHVVVRRPDVVIVEGLNVLQPPPAPNDVAVSDLFDFSIFVDADTAHIEKWYVDRFLALRQGAFSNPSSYFNVFAHLTDEEAITTALGYWNEINMPNLVENVMPTKHRARLVLRKGIDHDVESVLLRKL is encoded by the coding sequence GTGACCACCGTCGACCCCACGCTGCCGCTGTCGCCCTACCGGGAGATCGGCCGCGCGGAGTGGGCGCGCCTCGCGGCAGACCTTGATCAGCCGCTGAGCGAGACCGAGGTCGTCGAGGTGCGCGGCATCGGCGATCGGCTGAGCATGACCGAGGTGCGCGAGGTCTACCTGCCGCTGAGTCGACTGCTGAGCCTCTACGCCACGTCGACCAAGCGCTTGGGCGCGGCCACCAGCGCGTTCCTCCAGGAGGACGACACCACGACGCCGTTCGTCGTCGGTGTCGCCGGCTCCGTCGCCGTGGGCAAGTCCACGATCGCCCGCCTGCTCCGTGAACTGATGAGCCGGTGGCCGGGCACACCGCGGGTCGAGCTCGTCACGACCGACGGCTTCCTCTACTCGAACGCGGAGCTCGAGCGTCGAGGGCTCATGGAGCGCAAGGGCTTCCCGGAGTCCTACGATCGCCGCGCGCTGCTCGAGTTCCTCACCGAGGTGAAGAGCGGTGCCGCCGAGGTGCGGGCGCCGTTCTACTCCCACATGCGGTACGACATCGTGCGCGACGCCCACGTGGTGGTCCGCCGCCCCGATGTCGTGATCGTGGAGGGGCTCAACGTGCTGCAGCCACCCCCCGCCCCGAACGACGTGGCCGTGAGCGACCTCTTCGACTTCTCGATCTTCGTCGACGCCGACACGGCGCACATCGAGAAGTGGTACGTCGATCGCTTCCTCGCGCTGCGTCAGGGCGCGTTCAGCAACCCCTCCTCGTACTTCAACGTCTTCGCGCATCTCACGGACGAGGAGGCGATCACCACGGCGCTCGGGTACTGGAACGAGATCAACATGCCGAACCTCGTCGAGAACGTGATGCCGACCAAGCATCGAGCACGGTTGGTCCTCCGCAAGGGCATCGATCACGACGTCGAGAGCGTCCTGCTGCGCAAACTCTGA
- a CDS encoding Ppx/GppA phosphatase family protein, producing MRLGVLDIGSNTVHMLAADVRPGGRPLATTSDRTVLRLMRYLTPDGAISEEGVRALEAAVTQARRVAEEERVDALLATATSAVRDARNGAEVIARIEAALGQPLQVLDGETEAELTFLAVRRWFGWSAGRLLLLDIGGGSLEIAAGGEELPDAAASVPLGAGRMTVQFLPHDPPGEDDVERLRAHAAATLEEVLPPFTALPRPDHVVGSSKAIRSLARLVGYPAPGWSGTERMLLPRASLGSWIPRLARLPASARQELPGITPDRTFQIVAAAVSLHAAMTALRVEELEVSPWALREGVLLRYIEQLNWSGSQS from the coding sequence GTGCGCTTGGGAGTCCTCGACATCGGATCGAACACCGTCCATATGCTCGCCGCCGACGTCCGCCCGGGCGGCCGGCCGCTGGCGACGACGAGTGATCGGACGGTGCTGCGCCTGATGCGCTACCTGACACCCGACGGTGCGATCTCGGAAGAGGGTGTGCGCGCGCTCGAGGCCGCCGTCACGCAGGCTCGTCGTGTGGCAGAGGAGGAGCGCGTCGACGCGCTCCTCGCGACCGCCACGAGCGCCGTGCGCGACGCACGCAACGGCGCCGAGGTGATCGCCCGCATCGAGGCCGCGCTCGGGCAGCCGCTGCAGGTGCTCGACGGCGAGACCGAGGCCGAGCTGACCTTCCTCGCCGTGCGGCGCTGGTTCGGCTGGTCCGCCGGTCGCCTGCTGCTGCTGGACATCGGAGGCGGCTCGCTGGAGATCGCCGCCGGCGGCGAGGAGTTGCCGGATGCCGCCGCGTCCGTCCCGCTGGGCGCCGGCCGGATGACCGTGCAGTTCCTTCCTCACGACCCGCCGGGAGAGGACGACGTCGAGCGGCTGCGCGCGCACGCCGCCGCGACCCTCGAGGAGGTGCTGCCGCCGTTCACCGCGCTCCCCCGCCCCGATCATGTCGTGGGTTCGTCGAAGGCGATCCGCTCTCTCGCCCGACTCGTCGGGTATCCGGCACCCGGGTGGTCGGGCACCGAGCGGATGCTCCTGCCGCGGGCGTCGCTCGGGTCGTGGATCCCCCGGCTGGCGCGGCTGCCCGCGTCCGCGCGCCAGGAACTCCCCGGCATCACCCCCGACCGCACGTTCCAGATCGTCGCCGCAGCGGTGTCGTTGCACGCGGCGATGACCGCGTTGCGCGTGGAGGAGCTCGAGGTGTCGCCGTGGGCGCTGCGCGAAGGCGTGCTGCTGCGCTATATCGAGCAGCTGAACTGGAGCGGCTCGCAGTCGTGA
- a CDS encoding VanZ family protein, which yields MPAPRTSTLEMLARTLLVPYVLGVALIVWLPASVAGRVTGLAFRLARFVSENFGIALSTSYTVFEFVANIALFVPFGLLLAAGWPRANPWLIILIGYATTATIELVQTLLPSRVPAISDVIANTLGTVIGCLALHAVLQMSHAGRRLRASTVEA from the coding sequence ATGCCCGCGCCTCGCACCTCCACTCTCGAGATGCTCGCTCGCACGCTGCTCGTGCCGTACGTGCTCGGGGTCGCCCTGATCGTGTGGCTGCCGGCGTCCGTGGCCGGGCGCGTGACCGGACTCGCCTTCCGTCTCGCACGGTTCGTGTCGGAGAATTTCGGGATCGCGCTCTCGACCAGCTACACGGTGTTCGAATTCGTCGCCAACATCGCTCTGTTCGTGCCGTTCGGGTTGCTACTCGCCGCTGGATGGCCTCGCGCCAACCCGTGGCTCATCATTCTCATCGGCTATGCGACGACCGCCACCATCGAACTGGTGCAGACGCTGCTCCCCAGTCGCGTGCCTGCGATCTCCGATGTCATCGCGAACACCCTGGGAACGGTGATCGGCTGCCTCGCCCTGCATGCCGTGCTCCAGATGAGTCACGCCGGTCGACGGCTCCGAGCCTCTACGGTGGAGGCATGA
- a CDS encoding arsenate reductase/protein-tyrosine-phosphatase family protein: MNFPFTDGPPPGVSRREWRDRTNAPSSPASPAAPPESLADLLGGAASGPDSSVPPTILTVCTGNICRSPLAEVLLRARLEPLGVRVHSAGTHAMVGHGMTEQAQEIAVRSGADASAAAGHTARYLVEPMLAESDLVLTMSREHRSHAVQMMPSRLRQTFTAREFARLAATLTDDVVRTVADAAGSDPRARLAAALRVLGDQRGLTLAAAEDDDVIDPYRRSQATYEASAAQLLPGIDEVERIVRAALT; encoded by the coding sequence ATGAACTTCCCCTTCACCGACGGACCTCCGCCCGGCGTCAGCCGTCGTGAATGGCGGGATCGGACGAACGCTCCCTCCTCCCCGGCCTCGCCTGCTGCTCCGCCGGAGTCGCTCGCCGACCTCCTCGGCGGCGCAGCATCCGGCCCCGACTCCAGCGTCCCGCCCACGATCCTCACGGTGTGCACCGGAAACATCTGCCGATCCCCGCTGGCCGAGGTCCTGCTGCGCGCGCGCCTCGAACCGCTGGGCGTGCGCGTGCACAGCGCGGGCACGCACGCGATGGTCGGTCATGGGATGACGGAGCAGGCCCAGGAGATCGCGGTGCGGTCCGGCGCGGATGCGTCGGCTGCGGCCGGGCACACGGCGCGGTACCTGGTGGAGCCGATGCTCGCGGAGTCGGATCTGGTGCTCACGATGTCACGCGAGCACCGTTCGCATGCGGTGCAGATGATGCCCAGCCGGCTGCGGCAGACCTTCACCGCCCGCGAGTTCGCACGTCTGGCGGCGACGCTGACGGACGACGTGGTGCGCACGGTCGCCGATGCCGCCGGTTCCGACCCGCGCGCACGGCTCGCGGCCGCGCTGCGGGTTCTCGGCGACCAGCGCGGCCTCACTCTCGCGGCCGCCGAGGACGACGATGTGATCGACCCCTACCGCCGCTCGCAGGCGACGTACGAGGCCTCAGCGGCGCAGTTGCTGCCGGGGATCGACGAGGTGGAACGCATCGTCCGGGCTGCTCTCACCTGA
- a CDS encoding polysaccharide biosynthesis tyrosine autokinase gives MELSDYFRILRAHWVVILVATVLGAGAAFGWSALQPRVYAADTTGIVTSVGGDGTSGSALVGNQLAQSRVKSYLNLGSWRAVAEHAIDDLDLDASPESLVSRVSVTNPPDTTALKVTATGPTPQSAQDLAEAWMRGMAVEIEKLEGGTESTPAAVSLIVGDSARLPTSPSSPNTRLNLIIGALAGLALGLVYAFVRHTVDRRIRHPRDIERETGVSVIGTLPLEKTMDGERQVIDFSLDTQHGVSHHTIESMRELRTNLQFIDVDNPPRVIVVTSSVPGDGKSTVAVNLASSLAAAGQWAILIDCDLRRPVIADIFGISRDVGLTDILAGRAELQDVAHRPNGDVPLAVLGAGRIPPNPSELLGSHRMRDFLADISKSAIVILDSPPVLPVTDAAVLAAGADGVLVVVSSGKTTFDMLQRAIDSITRTTGRVLGVVLNKVPRKGAESAYYGREYYGAYERYGQDPDKETAPTADPEPGVRRRGSQV, from the coding sequence GTGGAACTGAGCGACTACTTCCGGATACTTCGCGCGCACTGGGTAGTGATCCTGGTGGCGACCGTGCTCGGCGCGGGCGCCGCGTTCGGATGGAGCGCGCTGCAACCGCGCGTCTACGCGGCTGACACGACCGGTATCGTCACGTCGGTGGGCGGAGACGGCACGTCCGGCAGCGCACTCGTCGGCAACCAGCTCGCGCAGAGCCGTGTGAAGTCGTACCTGAACCTCGGCTCCTGGCGTGCCGTGGCCGAGCATGCGATCGACGACCTCGACCTCGACGCGTCTCCGGAGTCGCTGGTGTCCCGGGTCTCCGTGACGAACCCCCCGGATACGACGGCGCTGAAGGTCACCGCGACGGGCCCGACTCCGCAGTCGGCGCAGGATCTCGCGGAAGCGTGGATGCGCGGCATGGCCGTCGAGATCGAGAAGCTCGAGGGCGGCACCGAATCGACACCTGCGGCGGTGAGTCTGATCGTCGGCGATTCGGCGCGGCTCCCCACGAGCCCGTCCTCACCCAACACCCGATTGAACCTGATCATCGGCGCGCTCGCCGGTCTCGCCCTGGGTCTGGTCTACGCATTCGTCCGTCACACGGTGGATCGTCGCATCCGTCACCCGCGCGACATCGAGCGCGAGACCGGCGTCTCGGTCATCGGCACCCTCCCTCTGGAGAAGACGATGGATGGCGAGCGTCAGGTGATCGACTTCTCGCTGGATACGCAGCACGGCGTCTCGCATCACACGATCGAGTCGATGCGCGAACTGCGCACGAACCTGCAGTTCATCGACGTCGACAACCCGCCGCGCGTCATCGTCGTCACCAGCTCCGTCCCCGGTGACGGAAAGTCGACCGTGGCCGTCAACCTCGCCTCGAGCCTCGCCGCTGCCGGCCAGTGGGCGATCCTGATCGACTGCGACCTCCGCCGCCCCGTGATCGCCGACATCTTCGGCATCTCCCGCGACGTCGGCCTGACCGACATCCTCGCCGGACGCGCCGAGCTGCAGGACGTCGCGCACCGCCCCAACGGTGATGTGCCGCTGGCCGTCCTGGGTGCCGGGCGCATCCCGCCGAACCCGAGCGAGCTGCTCGGCTCCCACCGCATGCGTGACTTCCTCGCCGACATCAGCAAGTCGGCGATCGTGATCCTCGACTCTCCGCCGGTCCTCCCCGTGACCGATGCGGCGGTGCTCGCCGCGGGCGCCGACGGCGTGCTGGTCGTCGTGTCCTCCGGCAAGACCACGTTCGACATGCTGCAGCGCGCGATCGACAGCATCACGCGCACCACCGGCCGCGTGCTGGGCGTCGTGCTGAACAAGGTGCCCCGCAAGGGCGCGGAGTCGGCGTACTACGGCCGCGAGTACTACGGCGCCTACGAGCGCTACGGCCAGGATCCCGACAAGGAGACCGCGCCGACCGCGGACCCCGAGCCCGGGGTGCGCCGCCGAGGCTCTCAGGTCTGA
- a CDS encoding helix-turn-helix domain-containing protein — protein MDHSDARLIDDRELSRHGIRRIGDRPGLRSRERTSGGVLLLGLNGSTAELHVDTTSAYPDHAVFAFVEAQAVWSKLGDEPWVESEGGLVIAPHGITRRLRWSGAWRFIAALVPRTAIASFVPALPPDASTYADRRLLDSSMQRFIGSLLDTENHASAIEQYAIEQLVMEMSGAVLLDRIGAVTGQGSPHTVLRERAIAVIAQQCGDPSLNPSRVAHEVQSSLRQLQLVFSESGNSVAGEIRRQRARLAHSLLVDSRYDVLSIDQIAQRSGFNSPMSLRRALDEAYETTPRALRAARRA, from the coding sequence GTGGATCACTCAGACGCTCGGCTGATCGACGATCGAGAACTGTCCCGACACGGCATCCGTCGGATCGGCGACCGTCCAGGGCTCCGCTCGCGTGAGCGCACGTCGGGCGGAGTGCTGCTCCTCGGCCTCAACGGCTCCACGGCGGAACTCCACGTCGACACCACCTCGGCGTACCCCGATCATGCGGTCTTCGCCTTCGTCGAAGCACAGGCCGTGTGGTCGAAGCTCGGCGACGAACCGTGGGTCGAATCCGAGGGAGGTCTCGTCATCGCCCCGCACGGGATCACACGCCGCCTGCGCTGGTCGGGAGCATGGCGGTTCATCGCCGCCCTCGTCCCCCGTACGGCGATCGCATCCTTCGTTCCCGCCCTGCCGCCCGACGCGAGCACATATGCCGATCGTCGCCTGCTCGACTCTTCTATGCAGAGGTTCATCGGAAGCCTGCTGGACACCGAGAACCACGCATCCGCGATCGAGCAGTACGCCATCGAACAGCTCGTCATGGAGATGAGCGGCGCCGTGCTGCTCGACCGGATCGGCGCCGTCACCGGACAGGGCTCGCCGCACACCGTGCTGCGAGAGCGCGCCATCGCGGTGATCGCGCAGCAGTGTGGCGACCCCAGCCTCAACCCGTCCCGCGTGGCGCATGAGGTGCAGTCGTCACTTCGCCAGCTGCAGCTGGTCTTCTCCGAGTCCGGCAACAGCGTCGCCGGGGAGATCCGACGCCAGCGCGCACGTCTCGCCCACTCGCTTCTCGTCGACAGCCGCTACGACGTCCTCAGCATCGATCAGATCGCGCAGCGTTCCGGATTCAACTCTCCGATGAGTCTCCGGCGAGCCCTCGACGAGGCCTACGAGACGACTCCGCGCGCCCTCCGCGCCGCACGACGCGCCTGA